A region from the Desulfomarina profundi genome encodes:
- a CDS encoding YfgM family protein, whose protein sequence is MAGESAYTKRLTAETKMDKIEELLEHFNLPPEVITSIRKNQKLIIFGLVLLLIFTVTFSLYTSYRKKIVQEGASALAVAVQEPPEKRMEALAAVVEKYGSTTSAQWARIEIANLNMKNGDYNSAAQEYLNELKETDDSNPLYGLLLFGAGQALESEKKYDEAAAQYNLLKELKGYEHIGYIGLARIEEVQGNFAKANTTYNNFLLNVGDDPSAARARAEIESRIARLKMKMSKK, encoded by the coding sequence ATGGCGGGTGAGAGTGCATACACCAAGCGACTTACTGCAGAAACAAAAATGGATAAAATCGAGGAGTTGCTGGAGCATTTCAATTTGCCGCCTGAGGTAATAACTTCCATACGTAAAAATCAAAAACTTATAATTTTCGGGCTTGTTCTGCTATTGATATTTACTGTCACGTTTTCCCTGTATACCTCATACAGGAAAAAAATAGTGCAGGAAGGCGCTTCAGCTCTTGCTGTTGCTGTTCAAGAGCCCCCTGAAAAAAGAATGGAAGCGCTTGCAGCTGTGGTGGAAAAATACGGGAGTACAACATCTGCACAATGGGCTAGGATTGAAATAGCCAATCTGAACATGAAAAACGGTGATTACAACTCCGCTGCACAAGAATATCTCAATGAGTTGAAAGAGACTGATGATTCAAATCCCTTGTATGGATTGCTGCTCTTTGGCGCCGGTCAGGCGCTGGAGTCTGAAAAGAAGTATGATGAGGCCGCGGCCCAATACAATCTTCTGAAGGAATTGAAAGGGTATGAGCATATTGGCTATATCGGCCTGGCTCGCATTGAGGAGGTACAGGGGAATTTTGCAAAGGCCAATACTACTTATAATAATTTCCTGCTGAATGTGGGTGATGATCCCTCTGCTGCGAGGGCCAGAGCTGAAATAGAATCTCGAATAGCCAGGTTGAAGATGAAAATGAGCAAGAAATAG
- a CDS encoding DegT/DnrJ/EryC1/StrS family aminotransferase, translating to MPGFEIFGEEEKKEIMDVLDTGVLFRYEFHDQRNGVYKVKEFEEKFARYCGCEHAQAVTSGTAALKVALMALGIGPGDEVITQGFTFVATWEAIFEVGAIPVFTEVDRTLNMDPADLEKKITSRTKCIIPVHMLGAQARIKEIIKIADKYSIPVLEDTAQAAGGTLDGKYLGTFGRCGTFSFDSVKTMTTGEGGMVITGDGELKKTMSEYHDHGHDHKVNPGGRGGEGRRFIGFNYRMMEIQGAIGIAQLAKLDSMIVAQKRNKAKLKEGASKIPGVSFRELMDEDGDTATFFTFILQDSEQCKRVNESLRADGFGAINWAENSWHFYPAWEHLLGGKTTSSCGYPFVSPGGKRRVIYDPEALPKSADLMGKTLVYPVSIKMGEEVLDNMCKALEKAAGA from the coding sequence ATGCCTGGATTTGAAATCTTTGGGGAAGAAGAAAAGAAAGAAATAATGGACGTGCTCGATACGGGCGTTCTTTTCAGGTATGAATTTCATGACCAGAGAAATGGTGTTTACAAGGTAAAAGAGTTTGAGGAGAAATTTGCACGATACTGTGGTTGTGAGCATGCCCAGGCAGTTACCTCGGGAACTGCAGCATTGAAAGTTGCCCTGATGGCATTGGGGATAGGACCTGGAGATGAAGTTATTACGCAGGGCTTCACCTTTGTTGCCACCTGGGAAGCTATCTTTGAAGTCGGAGCCATTCCTGTATTTACTGAAGTAGACAGGACTTTGAACATGGACCCCGCCGATCTTGAAAAAAAGATAACTTCCCGGACGAAATGTATTATTCCGGTGCATATGCTTGGAGCACAGGCCCGAATCAAAGAAATCATTAAAATTGCCGATAAATACTCCATTCCTGTCCTGGAAGATACAGCTCAGGCGGCCGGAGGGACCCTTGACGGAAAATATCTTGGGACTTTCGGACGATGCGGCACATTTTCCTTTGACTCAGTCAAGACGATGACCACTGGTGAAGGTGGTATGGTTATTACCGGGGATGGAGAGCTGAAAAAAACAATGTCCGAATATCATGACCATGGTCATGATCACAAAGTGAACCCCGGTGGACGCGGGGGAGAGGGAAGGCGATTTATCGGTTTCAACTACCGAATGATGGAGATTCAGGGAGCAATCGGCATCGCCCAGTTGGCAAAACTGGATTCAATGATAGTGGCACAGAAGAGAAACAAGGCAAAATTAAAAGAAGGTGCTTCGAAAATTCCCGGCGTCAGCTTTCGGGAGCTGATGGATGAAGACGGTGATACGGCAACTTTTTTTACTTTTATTCTTCAGGATTCAGAGCAGTGTAAAAGGGTGAACGAATCCCTGCGTGCTGATGGTTTCGGGGCCATAAACTGGGCAGAGAACAGTTGGCATTTCTATCCAGCCTGGGAACATTTGCTGGGAGGAAAAACGACCTCTTCCTGCGGGTATCCATTTGTATCCCCGGGAGGAAAAAGAAGAGTTATTTATGACCCGGAGGCTCTGCCGAAATCGGCTGATCTTATGGGGAAAACCCTGGTGTATCCCGTATCCATTAAAATGGGAGAAGAGGTGCTTGATAACATGTGCAAGGCTCTGGAAAAAGCAGCAGGTGCCTGA
- a CDS encoding adenosylcobinamide-GDP ribazoletransferase, which yields MRSFFIPFFTAIRFLTLFPVSWKVEKDGDYFPASLYFFPAVGGIIGILGFFLARILLVVFPVEVAAVAILGFLAFVSGCLHLDGLADSGDGLLSARPRERALEIMKDSRTGSMGVVVVVFLLLGKYSALVAMDNQQFCKAVFFMPLAGRCFIVFAMSLQRYARKEGGLGQLFYSGMSRKAAVPAGCILAGCLLLIAGPVRFNVFMLTVFPTFFMFIYMCNKKLGELPETHLEHSVKL from the coding sequence TTGAGATCTTTTTTCATACCCTTTTTTACTGCCATCCGATTTCTTACCCTCTTCCCTGTCTCCTGGAAGGTTGAAAAGGATGGTGATTATTTTCCAGCCAGCCTTTATTTTTTCCCTGCAGTTGGTGGAATAATAGGAATACTCGGCTTTTTTCTGGCCAGAATTCTTCTGGTTGTTTTTCCTGTTGAGGTGGCTGCTGTAGCGATACTCGGGTTTCTTGCCTTTGTTTCGGGTTGTCTTCATCTGGATGGTCTGGCAGACAGTGGTGACGGACTGCTTTCCGCACGTCCCCGGGAAAGGGCACTGGAAATAATGAAGGACAGCAGAACCGGGTCCATGGGTGTGGTGGTTGTGGTCTTTCTGCTGCTGGGAAAATACAGTGCACTTGTGGCCATGGATAATCAGCAGTTCTGTAAAGCAGTATTTTTCATGCCCCTTGCCGGACGTTGTTTTATTGTTTTTGCCATGTCCCTGCAGCGCTATGCCAGAAAAGAAGGCGGGCTGGGACAGTTGTTTTACTCTGGCATGAGCAGGAAGGCTGCAGTTCCGGCTGGATGTATTCTTGCGGGCTGCCTGCTGCTCATAGCTGGTCCGGTCCGGTTCAATGTGTTTATGTTGACAGTTTTCCCCACATTTTTCATGTTTATTTACATGTGTAATAAAAAACTGGGGGAGCTACCGGAGACACACTTGGAGCACTCTGTGAAATTGTAG
- the cobT gene encoding nicotinate-nucleotide--dimethylbenzimidazole phosphoribosyltransferase produces MSVLERTIKKIYPQDSEARDKAKDRLDNLALPHWALGDLMDLAIDIAGMTRSLKPDVARKAIITMAADHGVVKENISKFPSEVTPQMVYNFVNGGAGINALARQAGARIFVVDMGVAADLNNLADAGKIINKKVGLGTDNIAEGPAMSKAMARRAVESGIDIAENLSDEIDLFGTGDMGIGNTTPSTAIAAICTGRSVEELTGRGTGLDDEQLAHKIEVINRILEVNKVDTEDGLDILAKVGGFEIGGIAGVILGAAANRKPVLIDGFISTAGALIACKIEPFIRDYLVFSHRSVEPGHKAMQEFLGCRKPLLDLSFRLGEGTGAAVAMNLVEGAVAILTEVATFEEAAVAGADK; encoded by the coding sequence ATGAGTGTGCTTGAAAGAACAATTAAAAAAATTTATCCCCAGGATAGCGAGGCAAGGGATAAGGCAAAAGATCGACTTGACAACTTGGCTCTTCCCCACTGGGCTCTTGGAGATCTCATGGATCTGGCAATTGATATCGCCGGTATGACCCGTTCCTTGAAACCAGATGTGGCAAGAAAAGCGATAATTACCATGGCGGCGGATCATGGTGTGGTCAAGGAAAACATTTCCAAATTTCCCAGCGAAGTCACACCTCAGATGGTGTACAATTTTGTGAATGGCGGTGCGGGGATAAATGCCCTGGCAAGACAGGCTGGTGCCAGGATTTTTGTTGTTGATATGGGGGTTGCGGCAGATCTGAATAACCTTGCTGATGCAGGAAAGATCATCAATAAGAAAGTGGGTCTTGGAACAGACAATATTGCTGAAGGACCGGCCATGAGTAAGGCAATGGCCAGAAGGGCTGTGGAATCCGGTATTGATATTGCCGAAAACCTCTCGGATGAAATCGATCTTTTTGGAACCGGAGATATGGGTATAGGTAATACCACACCGTCGACCGCTATCGCCGCCATCTGTACCGGCAGGTCGGTTGAGGAGTTGACCGGAAGGGGAACAGGGCTTGATGATGAACAACTGGCCCATAAAATAGAAGTGATCAACAGGATCCTTGAAGTGAACAAGGTAGATACGGAAGATGGTCTTGATATCCTGGCCAAAGTTGGTGGCTTTGAGATAGGTGGTATTGCAGGCGTTATCCTCGGCGCTGCGGCAAACAGAAAACCTGTTCTGATTGACGGTTTTATTTCTACCGCAGGCGCACTCATTGCTTGTAAGATTGAGCCTTTTATAAGAGATTATCTTGTGTTTTCTCATCGCTCCGTTGAACCTGGCCATAAGGCAATGCAGGAGTTCCTTGGATGCAGAAAACCGTTGCTGGATCTCTCTTTTCGTCTTGGGGAAGGAACCGGCGCGGCCGTTGCAATGAATCTGGTGGAGGGAGCTGTTGCAATATTGACGGAAGTGGCAACCTTTGAAGAGGCTGCTGTTGCCGGGGCCGACAAATAG
- the xseA gene encoding exodeoxyribonuclease VII large subunit: MISETGSPTVLTVTELTSSIKSLLEGKYRFIRIKGEVSNLRVPFSGHSYFSLKDSQSQIRAVLFKNQKRFVSHSLKDGQQIICFGRISVYEPRGEYQIIIDSIDHLGTGHLQMEFEQLKTRLAAEGLFSHEIKKKVPPLPFKIIVISSPTGAALQDFLKIYSTRNFPACLQIIPVRVQGEQAAKEIAYAIETANRIKDADVIVLCRGGGSIEDLWAFNEEHTARAIFHSKVPVVTGIGHETDFTIADFCADLRCPTPTGAATTIFPNGDELYTRLEVLKKQLGFRIDSKIENLEMQLDSRVKILGTLEQKFENLELRLNLGKTYLVQAMTTLLSTKKNLFFRKLQLFERNAPLSKLIARQQVLKLATSRFINTMEIIMQGRETRFARAAAVLNTVSPLATLARGYAIVTREDKGHGVRKVVSQSGEVSPGEHLEILLHQGTVECEVTKVHAPASPDDPSTE; the protein is encoded by the coding sequence ATGATATCAGAAACAGGATCACCGACCGTTCTTACAGTAACTGAACTGACCAGTTCCATTAAATCGCTGCTGGAGGGTAAATATAGATTCATCCGCATAAAGGGTGAAGTATCCAATCTCAGGGTTCCTTTTTCCGGTCATTCCTATTTTTCTCTGAAGGACAGCCAGTCACAGATCCGTGCAGTCCTGTTTAAAAATCAGAAACGATTTGTCAGTCATTCCCTCAAAGATGGGCAGCAGATTATCTGTTTTGGCAGAATTTCAGTTTATGAACCACGGGGAGAATACCAGATCATCATCGACAGCATTGATCACCTGGGGACGGGGCACCTCCAGATGGAATTCGAACAATTAAAGACAAGACTAGCCGCTGAAGGACTCTTTTCCCATGAGATTAAAAAGAAAGTCCCTCCACTGCCCTTTAAAATCATAGTTATTTCATCCCCTACCGGAGCTGCTCTTCAGGACTTCCTGAAAATCTATTCCACAAGAAATTTCCCAGCCTGCCTGCAGATAATTCCTGTCAGGGTGCAGGGCGAACAGGCAGCAAAAGAGATAGCTTACGCCATAGAAACAGCCAACCGGATCAAAGATGCTGATGTTATTGTCCTGTGTCGTGGGGGTGGTTCCATTGAAGATTTATGGGCTTTCAACGAGGAACATACCGCAAGGGCAATCTTCCATTCAAAGGTCCCTGTTGTCACCGGTATCGGGCATGAGACTGATTTTACAATAGCAGATTTCTGCGCCGATCTCAGGTGTCCCACACCAACCGGGGCTGCAACAACCATTTTTCCCAACGGAGACGAACTGTACACGCGTCTGGAAGTTTTGAAAAAACAACTGGGTTTTCGCATCGATTCCAAAATTGAAAACCTGGAGATGCAGCTTGACAGCCGAGTCAAAATACTGGGTACATTAGAACAAAAATTTGAAAATCTTGAATTGCGGCTGAATTTGGGAAAAACCTACCTGGTTCAAGCCATGACAACGCTCTTGAGCACAAAAAAGAATCTTTTTTTTCGGAAATTACAGCTCTTTGAAAGAAACGCTCCTCTCTCAAAACTGATAGCCAGGCAACAGGTTCTGAAGCTGGCAACATCCCGGTTTATCAATACCATGGAAATTATCATGCAGGGCAGAGAAACAAGATTTGCAAGAGCCGCTGCTGTCCTGAACACCGTCAGCCCCCTGGCGACCCTTGCACGGGGGTACGCCATAGTCACCAGAGAAGACAAAGGGCATGGAGTACGAAAAGTGGTAAGTCAATCAGGGGAAGTGTCACCAGGCGAACATCTTGAGATCCTGCTCCATCAAGGGACAGTGGAATGCGAGGTAACAAAAGTTCATGCTCCCGCTTCACCTGACGACCCATCCACTGAATGA
- a CDS encoding YcaO-like family protein, with the protein MGKGASPEQAKASACMELAERFSFFSFKNNPENFLVGDYKSMVENGYPVLGIQYLLDSVHDSGTDVNTFEKLLENIPMQWVWATNLTRNRDVLIPFSWFYAINEFNGPSAGNTLEEAALQGICEIVERHVCSIVNYRRIETPKIDSNSVNDPVAVELLKKFAEQGIELYLNDFTLDTGICTVAALAIDRHTFPEKSEIVYTAGTTPDPQKALIRAVTEVAQLAGDFNTGSNYVASGLPKPHSMKEVDYLTGTEKLVSIQEMNDLSDANIRVEVENCIHSLERIGMEVFMIDVTHDELQIPACYTIIPGAHFRERSRISDAGLFAAKLMMELVDDADLLEKKFSQMEELLPEVYYLAFYRGGTWWIWGNRTRR; encoded by the coding sequence ATGGGAAAAGGAGCTTCACCTGAGCAGGCCAAGGCCTCTGCATGCATGGAGCTGGCTGAGAGATTTTCTTTCTTTTCATTTAAAAACAATCCGGAAAATTTTCTTGTAGGTGATTACAAAAGCATGGTCGAGAATGGATATCCTGTTCTTGGAATACAATACCTTCTTGATTCGGTACATGACTCCGGAACTGATGTCAATACCTTTGAAAAACTGTTGGAAAACATCCCCATGCAGTGGGTTTGGGCCACCAACCTGACCCGCAACCGTGATGTACTTATTCCCTTTTCCTGGTTTTACGCCATTAATGAATTCAATGGCCCATCTGCAGGCAATACCCTGGAAGAAGCAGCTCTTCAGGGCATCTGTGAGATAGTGGAGCGTCATGTCTGTTCTATTGTTAATTACCGCAGGATTGAAACACCGAAAATAGATTCAAATTCTGTAAATGACCCCGTCGCAGTGGAATTACTGAAAAAATTTGCGGAACAGGGAATTGAACTCTATCTTAACGATTTTACACTCGATACCGGTATATGTACTGTAGCAGCCCTGGCCATTGATCGACATACCTTTCCGGAGAAAAGTGAAATTGTCTATACGGCGGGAACCACACCTGACCCGCAAAAAGCTCTCATTCGAGCGGTGACCGAGGTGGCTCAGCTGGCGGGAGACTTTAACACCGGTTCAAATTATGTGGCTTCAGGGCTTCCCAAACCTCATTCCATGAAGGAGGTTGACTATCTTACAGGAACAGAAAAACTAGTTTCCATTCAGGAAATGAATGATCTTTCCGACGCCAATATTCGGGTCGAGGTGGAAAACTGTATCCATTCTCTGGAAAGAATCGGCATGGAGGTGTTTATGATCGATGTGACCCATGATGAATTACAGATACCTGCATGTTATACCATTATCCCCGGGGCCCATTTCAGGGAACGGTCGAGAATAAGTGACGCAGGACTTTTCGCTGCTAAACTTATGATGGAGCTGGTGGATGATGCGGATCTTCTGGAAAAGAAATTTTCACAGATGGAAGAGCTGCTCCCCGAAGTATACTATCTCGCATTTTACAGGGGAGGAACCTGGTGGATATGGGGCAACCGGACCAGGCGATAG
- the cobU gene encoding bifunctional adenosylcobinamide kinase/adenosylcobinamide-phosphate guanylyltransferase, whose translation MAELILITGGARSGKSSYALEVSEKKSHSRIFIATCPSIDQEMSDRVTRHREERQGRGWQTIEEEIELAALFPEKVQDAGVVLIDCVTLWVNNILYNYGEEKVDDFVIKNLCLKWLLAMENFPGTVICVTNEVGLGVVPENRLARKYRDLVGTCNQLIGRKADEVVLVSCGVPLKIKKKRS comes from the coding sequence ATGGCAGAATTGATACTGATAACAGGGGGAGCTAGAAGCGGGAAAAGTTCCTACGCACTTGAGGTCTCTGAAAAAAAATCACACTCTCGAATATTTATCGCCACCTGTCCTTCCATTGACCAGGAGATGTCCGATCGTGTAACACGGCACAGGGAAGAACGTCAGGGGCGGGGATGGCAGACAATCGAAGAAGAAATTGAATTGGCAGCACTGTTCCCCGAAAAGGTACAGGACGCAGGAGTTGTTCTCATAGATTGCGTTACCCTCTGGGTCAATAATATTCTTTATAATTATGGTGAAGAGAAGGTCGATGATTTTGTAATAAAAAACCTGTGCCTTAAGTGGCTGCTCGCAATGGAAAATTTTCCCGGTACAGTGATTTGTGTGACCAATGAGGTGGGGCTTGGTGTTGTTCCCGAAAACAGGCTTGCAAGAAAATACAGGGACCTAGTGGGCACTTGCAACCAGCTGATAGGTCGGAAAGCCGATGAGGTGGTGTTGGTCAGCTGCGGTGTTCCTCTGAAAATAAAGAAGAAAAGATCCTGA
- the ndk gene encoding nucleoside-diphosphate kinase — translation MERTFGIIKPNAFADGNSGKIISRIYEEGFKIVGLKKLYLSKVEAEGFYYVHKDRPFFDELTEFMSSGPCVVMVLEAENAIQKWRDLMGATNPAEAAEGTLRKEFGASLGENATHGSDAPETAAFEIGYFFSGLELL, via the coding sequence ATGGAAAGAACGTTCGGAATCATCAAACCGAATGCGTTTGCTGATGGCAACAGTGGCAAGATTATCAGCAGGATTTACGAGGAAGGGTTTAAAATAGTCGGATTGAAAAAACTCTATCTCAGCAAGGTTGAAGCCGAAGGATTTTATTATGTCCATAAGGACAGACCCTTTTTTGATGAACTGACTGAGTTCATGTCAAGTGGTCCCTGTGTTGTTATGGTACTTGAAGCGGAAAATGCTATTCAGAAATGGAGAGATCTCATGGGGGCAACAAATCCCGCTGAGGCCGCTGAAGGAACACTGCGGAAAGAGTTCGGTGCATCTCTCGGAGAGAATGCAACACATGGTTCAGATGCGCCTGAAACTGCGGCGTTTGAAATTGGTTATTTCTTTTCAGGGCTCGAACTGCTGTAA
- a CDS encoding histidine phosphatase family protein yields the protein MKKTLFLLRHGETLLNGRYVGSTDVSLSENGRAMITEMAMAMVFPEKNIEQIYCSPLKRCCETCELLQLNADVRIDDDLREIDFGRWEGMTFEELLEMDSSLVDEWERAGDSFCFPEGESIRDFGNRVDRFAKQIMEVEKDRILIIAHGGTLRHLLCTFLGLDPEKKMVFALQPGGLSEIELYDSGGVLTRLLNPL from the coding sequence ATGAAAAAAACACTATTTCTTCTGCGCCATGGGGAAACCCTGTTGAATGGCAGGTATGTCGGTTCAACAGATGTATCCCTGTCTGAAAACGGTCGGGCCATGATCACAGAAATGGCAATGGCAATGGTTTTTCCTGAGAAAAACATTGAACAGATCTACTGCAGCCCGCTGAAGCGTTGTTGTGAAACATGTGAACTTCTTCAGCTGAACGCTGATGTCAGAATTGATGATGATTTACGCGAAATTGATTTTGGCAGGTGGGAAGGTATGACTTTTGAGGAACTTCTTGAAATGGACAGTAGTCTCGTTGATGAGTGGGAAAGAGCAGGGGACAGTTTCTGTTTTCCGGAAGGAGAAAGTATCCGGGACTTTGGAAACAGGGTTGATCGATTTGCAAAACAGATCATGGAAGTGGAAAAAGACCGCATCCTGATCATCGCCCACGGGGGAACTCTTCGGCACCTGCTCTGTACTTTTCTCGGACTGGATCCTGAAAAGAAAATGGTATTTGCCTTGCAGCCTGGTGGTTTATCGGAAATAGAATTGTACGATTCCGGCGGGGTTTTGACCAGATTGCTGAATCCGTTATGA
- a CDS encoding tetratricopeptide repeat protein, with translation MGQPDQAIAYFEKALSLDPEEEDLPYIFSYLGSCLKELGRYEEAVQVLKKGLCEDEERPDIHNSLGVCFFKLEMFEKAINHFQRAVELNPASAIDYANLGVNYYRLGKNDSAIEFLTLALTLDDSLGFAKELLEKIATNREKQ, from the coding sequence ATGGGGCAACCGGACCAGGCGATAGCCTATTTTGAAAAAGCTTTGAGTCTTGACCCTGAAGAAGAGGATCTTCCCTATATTTTTTCTTATCTGGGAAGTTGCCTGAAAGAACTTGGTCGCTATGAAGAGGCGGTTCAGGTATTGAAAAAAGGTCTTTGTGAAGATGAGGAAAGACCTGATATACATAATTCTCTTGGAGTTTGTTTTTTCAAGCTCGAGATGTTTGAAAAAGCCATAAATCATTTCCAACGTGCAGTTGAGTTGAATCCAGCTTCAGCCATTGATTATGCGAATCTCGGTGTAAATTACTACAGACTTGGAAAAAATGATTCGGCAATTGAGTTTCTGACCCTGGCACTGACTCTTGACGACAGCTTAGGTTTCGCGAAGGAACTGCTTGAAAAAATAGCCACAAACAGGGAAAAACAGTGA
- a CDS encoding cell wall hydrolase, with amino-acid sequence MTLLEGLLWLTLNVYHEARSEPTVGQVAVALVTLNRANERHVPIKDIVKEPYQFSWTFQKNSYIPDDPKAFLQCMKSVYIALQTNDFTQGATHYHVDGITPYWASKYTYLNQFGSHKFYK; translated from the coding sequence ATGACTCTTTTAGAAGGACTTTTATGGCTCACTCTCAATGTATACCACGAAGCCCGTTCTGAACCAACAGTCGGTCAGGTTGCCGTTGCCTTGGTTACTCTGAATCGTGCAAATGAGAGGCATGTGCCGATCAAGGACATTGTAAAGGAACCCTATCAGTTCAGCTGGACCTTCCAGAAAAATTCATATATCCCAGATGACCCAAAAGCTTTTCTGCAGTGCATGAAATCAGTCTATATCGCACTGCAAACCAACGACTTCACCCAGGGGGCAACCCATTACCATGTTGACGGCATCACACCGTACTGGGCCTCAAAATATACCTACCTGAATCAGTTCGGCTCTCATAAATTTTATAAATAA
- a CDS encoding tetratricopeptide repeat protein, with amino-acid sequence MIIVQKVTSCSRIDMSFNKNSSFILRFITIFCIVFLLSVTCGFTTPGVQVLKNKARKYYQGIGVKQNYTKAFVLYRRAAEKGDAGAQYICGGMYFRGLGVKKDNRAAFKYLYRAALQGKSSGRSERILGEAFFQGNGTLKNLSKAIHWYSLSAEHGDSEAMNTLGYLYFMGRGVERNEEKGAEYFLQAAKNNFPQAQFNTGIMYSTGSGIGEIDLVAAYGWMNIAAANGYRPAVAARDYLENLLTGKELSEAQQFAGKLQKTLESGKKTR; translated from the coding sequence GTGATAATTGTCCAGAAAGTGACTTCCTGCAGCAGGATAGACATGTCTTTTAATAAAAATTCTTCTTTTATTCTTCGTTTCATCACCATCTTCTGTATTGTCTTTCTTCTTTCCGTCACCTGCGGTTTCACAACTCCGGGAGTGCAGGTACTGAAGAACAAGGCAAGGAAATATTACCAGGGAATTGGTGTAAAACAGAATTATACCAAGGCATTTGTGTTGTATCGCAGGGCTGCGGAAAAAGGGGATGCAGGGGCCCAGTATATCTGTGGAGGGATGTATTTCCGTGGATTGGGAGTAAAAAAGGACAATCGTGCCGCATTTAAGTACCTGTACAGGGCTGCACTCCAGGGAAAAAGTAGCGGCAGATCTGAAAGAATTCTGGGTGAGGCTTTTTTTCAGGGAAACGGAACCTTGAAAAATTTAAGTAAAGCCATCCACTGGTACAGTCTCAGTGCTGAGCACGGAGACAGTGAGGCTATGAATACCCTGGGTTACCTCTATTTTATGGGTCGTGGTGTTGAGAGGAATGAAGAAAAGGGGGCTGAATATTTTCTCCAGGCCGCAAAAAACAATTTCCCCCAGGCCCAGTTCAATACCGGCATCATGTATTCAACCGGAAGCGGAATTGGAGAAATTGATCTGGTTGCTGCCTATGGATGGATGAATATTGCTGCGGCCAATGGTTACCGCCCTGCAGTTGCCGCAAGGGATTACCTGGAAAACCTGCTTACGGGAAAGGAATTGTCAGAGGCTCAGCAATTTGCGGGAAAACTGCAGAAAACGTTGGAAAGTGGCAAAAAAACCCGATGA
- the cbiB gene encoding adenosylcobinamide-phosphate synthase CbiB translates to MVYSVQILVAVGLDLLFGDPRWFPHPVRLIGWFCTISEKLTRRLFANEILAGLITVCLVLAITGSITLFLLLFAGSVSSQVEVVAAVILLYFCFAVKDLIRHSEEVFRELFVNNDLKGARKAIARIVGRDTDSLDQEEISRACVETVAENMVDGMTAPFFFAVVFSAFSGCLGLSAIGWSAVGAMLYKAVNTMDSMIGYKNKQYIRFGKIAAKFDDICNFLPARISGIILILAAFILKLDYRGALRIFSRDRLAHASPNAGHTEAVVAGAFGIFLGGTSSYFGVPVEKPVIGDKLRNIESGDIKRCNTLIIVGFFLFVFFLLALRMLWIF, encoded by the coding sequence ATGGTGTATTCTGTTCAGATTCTTGTCGCAGTAGGACTTGATCTGCTTTTCGGTGATCCGAGATGGTTTCCCCACCCTGTCAGATTGATTGGATGGTTCTGTACAATTTCGGAAAAATTGACCAGGCGTCTGTTTGCAAATGAGATTCTGGCAGGATTAATTACTGTCTGTCTCGTTTTGGCAATTACAGGTAGTATTACACTGTTTCTGTTGCTCTTTGCCGGCTCAGTGAGTAGTCAGGTCGAGGTAGTGGCTGCTGTTATTCTGCTGTACTTCTGTTTTGCCGTGAAAGATCTTATCAGGCACAGTGAAGAAGTGTTTCGCGAACTTTTCGTTAATAATGATCTCAAAGGAGCGAGAAAAGCCATCGCCAGAATAGTTGGCAGGGATACAGATTCTCTTGATCAGGAAGAAATCAGCAGGGCCTGTGTGGAAACTGTTGCAGAAAACATGGTGGATGGCATGACGGCCCCTTTTTTCTTTGCCGTGGTTTTCAGCGCTTTTTCCGGGTGCCTTGGACTGTCTGCCATTGGTTGGTCTGCCGTCGGGGCGATGCTCTACAAGGCTGTGAATACTATGGATTCTATGATCGGTTATAAAAATAAACAATATATACGGTTTGGAAAAATTGCCGCTAAATTTGATGATATATGCAATTTTTTACCAGCAAGAATCAGTGGAATAATACTTATTCTTGCTGCATTTATTTTAAAATTGGATTACAGAGGGGCTTTGCGAATTTTTTCAAGGGACAGACTGGCCCATGCAAGTCCGAACGCAGGTCACACGGAAGCTGTGGTGGCCGGCGCATTTGGTATTTTTCTTGGCGGGACGTCATCATATTTTGGTGTGCCTGTTGAAAAGCCCGTTATTGGTGATAAACTGAGGAATATAGAATCAGGCGATATTAAAAGATGTAATACACTTATAATTGTCGGTTTTTTCCTCTTTGTTTTCTTTCTGCTGGCTTTACGTATGTTATGGATATTTTAA